A region of the Stieleria neptunia genome:
CGGCTGGCGATCGAAACGCTCTCACCCAGGCTCTCGGACTTGGCGGCGGCTGAATTCCGTCGCGTCTTCCCAGCCGAGAAGCGTCCCGTCACTATCCAGCCCGGCCGGTTTGTTGCCGATGGTCGCTAGGATCTTCTGACCCTAACGTTGTGTACGAATTGAAATTCGAATCGAGCAACCCTCCCGTGTGGAGGTCGTGCAGTTTTTATAGCAACCCTCCTGACAGGAGGGTCGAGCGCAGCGAGGGGAGGTCGAACGGTGAATCGCGGCGTTCACTTCACTCTTGATGGGCGCCCCCAAGCAACGACGCAAACCCTCTCCTCGCTACGCTCGACTCTCCCAGAGGGAGAGTGACGAAATCCCTTTAAAATCAACGATGAGCGGAAAAGGGGGCAGGTACAAAAAACCAAATGGCCCGTAGGGTGCTTCGCATTTTTGGTACCTGCCCCATTTCCGCAAGCGGTGCCGAAAACGCAAGCGGGAAGCTTACGCCACGTTGCCAACGCAGGTCCGTTTGAGATTAAACTACGCGGCTACCCTACCTAGCTTTCCAAAGATCGACATGACCAACCGACGTTCATTTATCTGGGCCGCCACCGCCGCCACGGCATCGGCTGCAACGTTTCCCAGCCTGCCCACACGACTCGCCGCTGCAGAACCGAGCACCCCCGACCTGCCCGTTCGTTTTTCGCTCAACACCAGTACGATTCGCGGTCAAAATCTGAGCATCGAAAAACAGGTCGATGTCGCGTCGGCGGCCGGCTACGACGGGATCGAACCCTGGATGCGTGACATCGAAACCTTCCTTGCCGAAGGCGGCAAACTTGCGGACCTGCGCAAACGTATCGAGGACGCGGGGCTGTTTGTCGCCAGCGCCATCGGTTTTGCCAATTGGATTTCGGACGACGACCAACAGCGGCGGGCGGGTCTGGAAGCGGCCCGTCACGACATGGAACTGGTCGCGGGCCTGGGCGGCAAACTGATCGCGGCGCCGCCGATCGGGGCGCATCGCGGCGGCAGTGTTTCGCCGCCGTTGGAGTTGGTCGCCGAGCGTTATCGCGCGTTGTGCGAAGTCGGAGCCTCGGTCGGCGTTCAGCCCCAATTGGAATTGTGGGGATTTTCGCCCACGCTCAGCAAACTCGGCGAATTGGCGTACGTGGCCACCGCGGCGGCTCATCCGTCCGCTTGCGTCTTGCCGGACTTCTATCACATCTACAAGGGCGGCAACGACTTCGCCGGTCTGTCCATGATCGAAGCCTCTAAAATGCTGTGCTTTCACATCAACGATTACCCGGCCGATCCGCCGCAAGACAAAATCGCCGACAAGGATCGCGTGTTCCCCGGCGATGGCGTGTGCCCGTTGCCGAAGATCATTCGCGGATTGATTGACAACGGATTCACGGGAACGTTTTCGCTGGAATTGTTCAACCCCGACTACTGGAAACGTGACGCGCTGGCCGTTGCGAGCGAAGGTTTGGAAAAATCAAAAGCCGTCGTCCAGCAAGCCCTGTCCCTGTCGGTCGGATGAGCGAAGGGGCATCCGCAACGTCGTCGCGACGCTTGCCGGTTCAGTTTTCCCTGACCGGGTTGTTGACGATGCTGTTGGTGGTCGCGCTCGCGTCGGCCTACGGTGTGACGGCGGTCCGTTTGCGAACGGCCGAAGCCGAATTGCGGCGGTTGCGTGAGGAAACGGGGTATCTGCCGCCCACGGCAGCAGACGAAATTGCTGCGGCACGACTGATCAGTGACCAGCCGATGACGTATCGGCTGCGGGTGCGTGTCCCCGCCTCGCCGCCGTATCGGATCGCGTACAGTTCGCTGTGGCCGGAATCCGCAGCCGCGCCCCGCTGGTTCGGTGCGGTCGCCGTGCCGCCGGGCGAATCGGTCGTGACGGTGCGAATTCTGAAAGATCCACGGGATGATCGCTGGAAAATCACGACACTTCGTCGCGGTGCCGATGGGACCCGCCGGATGGCGACCGTGCTGCCGGAAAACCACGTCGAGATCTTTCGCCGGTCACACGATTGGCTGACCGCTGGCGTGACCCGCCAGAGTTCGACCCGACCGGTCGGCCAGTCGCTGCGGCTGTTGGATGAGCGGGTCTTGGTTGGCGAGGGGGCGATGATGCTGTACGGTGACGGGCCGCCGAGCGGTGAAATGGTGGGCGTGTTCGCCGAACTGCAACCCGACATCGGCGCCATCTAGTGGGATAGGCTTCCAGCCTGTCATCCCTGGTGGGATAGGCTTCCAGCCTGTCATCGTTCAAATTATCCCCGCAAGACGCATCCGATTCATTCTTCCCCCTTGCTGCTGCCGTTCCATGCCGCGTGATTTTCTAAAAGGTGCCCAAGACGAATACGATGTCGTGGTGATCGGCAGCGGGTTGGCCGGGCTGACCAGTGCCAACATTCTCGGTCGTGCCGGCCATCGGGTGCTGTTGTTGGAACAGCACTACAAACTCGGCGGGTTGGCAACTTGGTTTCTGCGGCCGGGAAGCCATACCTTCGACATCTCCCTGCACGGGTTCCCCCACGGGATGATCAAATCCTGTCGCCGTTATTGGAACCGTGACATCTCCGATCGAATCGTCCAGCTGAAAAACATCCGCTTCGACAACCCCCAATTTTCGCTCACCACGACGTTCGACCGCGAAGACTTCTCGCGGTTGTTGGTCGAGCAGTTCGATCAGGATCCCGAAACGGTCAAGTCGTTCTTTGACACCGCGCGGGGGATGAATTTTTACGACGACCAAACCACCACCACCGGCGAATTGTTCGAGCGGTTCTTTCCCGGACGCAACGACATCGTTCGTCTGTTGATGGAACCGATCACCTACGCCAACGGTTCCACACTGGAAGACCCCGCGATCACCTATGGAATCGTCTTCAGCAACTTCATGAGCAAGGGGGTGTATATCTATGAAGGGGGAACCGACGACCTGATCAAGCGGATGAAAAAGGAATTGGAATCCAACGGCGTTGACATCCGCATCAATTGTCCGGTCGACCACATCGACATCAAAGACGGTCGGGTCAACGCGGTCCGGGTCGGCGATCGAACCATTCGTTGCCGTGCCGTCGTCAGCAATGCGAACCTGCGGACCACGATCTTGAAGATGATCGGCGAAGAAAAACTCGATGCCGACTACGTCCAACGAACCAACGCCGTGCGGCTGAACAATAGCAGCACGCAGGTCTACATGGCGCTCAAAGAGGGCGAAACGATCGACGAGAGCAGCGGCGACCTGTTTTTCACCAGCACGGCGGAGGAATTCAAAACCGAGTCCTTGCTCAGCCGTGACATCACCAGTCGCACGTTCAGCTTTTATTATCCGCGGACGCGACCGTGGAAAACGAAAGAACGCTACGCAGTCGTCAGCAGCACCAACGCCAATTGGTCGGACTGGAACGATCTGAACGAACAGGACTATGAAGCGAGCAAGCAAGATCTGGTGGAGACCACGATCGACGCGTTGGAGCGTTACCTGCCGGGCGTGCGTGACAAGATCGAACATGCCGAGGCCGCGACACCGCGCACGTTCCAGCACTACACCCTCCACGAACGAGGCGCCAGCTTCGGCACCAAATTCGAAGGCCTGGGGGTCAGCCGAGAACTGCCCAGCCAGGTCGGAGGCATGTACCACGCCGGAAGCGTCGGGATCATCATGAGCGGTTGGCTGGGGGCGATCAATTACGGCGTCATCGTCAGCAACGAAGTCGATCAGTTGCTGACCAGCGAATCCTCGCCGGTGTGAGCCCGGGCTCGGCCCCGATCGCTGCGAAAGTGGTACGACGTCCTTTCCAGGTCGTCGTCGGGAGTCCAACGGACGACAGCCCGGAAGGGCCATCGTACTCAAGAAACCGGCCGTCCAATGTTGGACGGTCCCTCAAGGCTCGAACACCAACGGTTGCTGAATCTCAGGTTACCGATGCCCGTGCCGCTCGTACGTAACCCGAAAATCGCAGCCGGCAAAGCTCCCGTATCGTCGCAAAACCAGCCGGCGTGTCGTCAAATCGATCTGTCGCGTTGCGTCGCGATTGATTCGGCCCAATCGCGGACAAATTAATCGCAACCGCCGGAGACTCGCGTTCCACAACGTCAACAAGCTCGGATGTCCGCTCGGATCGGATCAGATGGGGCGGACGGTACGTCGTTTGCAATCACGTTTGGCACCTAGTGCTTTGTCAGCTTTCAATTTTCGAGCCTGCGTTTGTCGAGCGGAAAAGGGGTCAGGTACCAAAAACCAAATGGCCCGCAGGGTGCTTCGCATTTTTGGTACCTGACCCCTTTTCCGCGGTACCCTACGAATAAAAGTTGACGAAGCACAAAGGCGTCCGCCGGGCAATTCAACCATAGCCACCCCCCCATGATGATCCGTTTCCCAAGTTCTCTTTACCAATCTGGTCTCCACACCGCAGTTGTCATTCTGTTGTCCACGCCGCTGTTTGCTCAAAGTCCTCAGGGCGACGAGCGGAGCGTCCCGCTGA
Encoded here:
- a CDS encoding sugar phosphate isomerase/epimerase family protein, giving the protein MTNRRSFIWAATAATASAATFPSLPTRLAAAEPSTPDLPVRFSLNTSTIRGQNLSIEKQVDVASAAGYDGIEPWMRDIETFLAEGGKLADLRKRIEDAGLFVASAIGFANWISDDDQQRRAGLEAARHDMELVAGLGGKLIAAPPIGAHRGGSVSPPLELVAERYRALCEVGASVGVQPQLELWGFSPTLSKLGELAYVATAAAHPSACVLPDFYHIYKGGNDFAGLSMIEASKMLCFHINDYPADPPQDKIADKDRVFPGDGVCPLPKIIRGLIDNGFTGTFSLELFNPDYWKRDALAVASEGLEKSKAVVQQALSLSVG
- a CDS encoding phytoene desaturase family protein; this translates as MPRDFLKGAQDEYDVVVIGSGLAGLTSANILGRAGHRVLLLEQHYKLGGLATWFLRPGSHTFDISLHGFPHGMIKSCRRYWNRDISDRIVQLKNIRFDNPQFSLTTTFDREDFSRLLVEQFDQDPETVKSFFDTARGMNFYDDQTTTTGELFERFFPGRNDIVRLLMEPITYANGSTLEDPAITYGIVFSNFMSKGVYIYEGGTDDLIKRMKKELESNGVDIRINCPVDHIDIKDGRVNAVRVGDRTIRCRAVVSNANLRTTILKMIGEEKLDADYVQRTNAVRLNNSSTQVYMALKEGETIDESSGDLFFTSTAEEFKTESLLSRDITSRTFSFYYPRTRPWKTKERYAVVSSTNANWSDWNDLNEQDYEASKQDLVETTIDALERYLPGVRDKIEHAEAATPRTFQHYTLHERGASFGTKFEGLGVSRELPSQVGGMYHAGSVGIIMSGWLGAINYGVIVSNEVDQLLTSESSPV